One window from the genome of [Clostridium] celerecrescens 18A encodes:
- the gatA gene encoding Asp-tRNA(Asn)/Glu-tRNA(Gln) amidotransferase subunit GatA has product MTAKEILSLTAVQLGKKIKDGEVTSVEAVKAVLGQIKAMEPVLNSFVTIEGESALKQAEEVQKQIAAGELTGPLAGVPVAVKDNICIDGMKTTCSSKILWDFVPAYTATAVENLKKAGAVILGKTNMDEFAMGSTTETSAYGVTRNPWNPDHVPGGSSGGSCAAVAAAECFYALGSDTGGSIRQPASFCGVTGLKPTYGTISRYGLIAYGSSLDQIGPVAKDVTDCAAVLEVLASHDEKDSTSVERKDCDFTEALRDDVKGMRIGIPADYLGEGLDPEVKEAVLKAARVLEEKGAILETFDLGMVEYAIPAYYVIASAEASSNLSRFDGVKYGYRAREYDGLHGMYKKSRSQGFGPEVKRRIMLGSFVLSSGYYDAYYLKALKTKALIKKAFDEAFSKYDVILGPASPSTAPKLGESLSDPLKMYLGDIYTISVNLAGLPGLTVPCGKDSKGLPIGVQFIGDCFKEKNIIRAGFAFEQSRNYEMPPMAEDAILKQAGKEER; this is encoded by the coding sequence ATGACAGCGAAAGAAATATTATCCCTCACGGCGGTACAGCTTGGGAAAAAAATTAAAGACGGAGAGGTTACTTCCGTAGAAGCAGTAAAAGCGGTCCTGGGTCAGATAAAGGCCATGGAGCCGGTGCTTAACAGCTTTGTGACAATAGAGGGAGAAAGTGCACTGAAACAGGCAGAGGAGGTGCAGAAGCAGATTGCAGCCGGTGAACTGACTGGTCCTCTGGCAGGTGTACCGGTAGCGGTAAAGGATAACATCTGCATCGATGGAATGAAGACCACCTGCAGCTCCAAAATCCTTTGGGACTTTGTTCCTGCCTACACGGCAACAGCAGTGGAGAATTTAAAAAAGGCCGGAGCAGTGATTCTTGGAAAAACCAATATGGATGAGTTTGCCATGGGAAGCACTACGGAAACTTCGGCATACGGAGTTACAAGAAACCCATGGAACCCGGACCACGTTCCCGGCGGTTCCTCCGGCGGTTCCTGTGCGGCAGTAGCGGCGGCGGAATGCTTTTATGCCTTGGGTTCGGATACAGGAGGTTCCATTAGACAGCCGGCCTCCTTCTGCGGAGTTACCGGATTAAAGCCTACTTACGGAACCATTTCCAGGTACGGGCTGATTGCCTATGGGTCTTCCTTAGACCAGATCGGCCCCGTTGCAAAGGACGTGACGGACTGCGCCGCGGTTCTTGAGGTTCTGGCTTCCCATGATGAGAAGGACAGCACATCCGTGGAACGGAAAGACTGTGACTTTACTGAGGCTTTAAGAGATGATGTGAAGGGAATGCGGATCGGCATACCGGCGGATTATCTGGGGGAAGGACTTGATCCGGAAGTGAAGGAGGCGGTATTAAAAGCCGCCAGGGTTCTGGAGGAAAAGGGAGCCATCCTGGAGACCTTTGATCTGGGTATGGTGGAATATGCGATTCCGGCATACTATGTGATCGCTTCCGCAGAGGCCAGCTCCAACTTGTCCAGGTTTGACGGTGTCAAATACGGCTATCGTGCAAGAGAATACGACGGACTACACGGAATGTATAAAAAGAGCCGTTCCCAGGGCTTTGGCCCGGAGGTAAAACGACGCATCATGCTTGGTTCCTTTGTATTAAGCTCCGGTTATTATGACGCCTATTATCTGAAGGCTTTAAAGACAAAGGCTTTGATCAAGAAAGCATTTGACGAGGCATTTTCAAAATACGATGTAATTCTGGGGCCCGCTTCCCCGTCCACAGCACCAAAGCTTGGAGAGAGCTTAAGCGATCCCTTAAAGATGTATCTGGGGGATATCTATACCATATCCGTAAACCTTGCCGGACTTCCAGGTCTTACGGTTCCCTGTGGCAAGGATTCTAAAGGATTACCAATTGGAGTTCAGTTTATTGGGGATTGTTTTAAGGAGAAGAACATCATCCGGGCAGGCTTTGCTTTTGAGCAGAGCAGAAACTATGAGATGCCACCTATGGCGGAAGATGCTATTTTAAAACAAGCGGGAAAGGAGGAGAGGTAA
- the gatB gene encoding Asp-tRNA(Asn)/Glu-tRNA(Gln) amidotransferase subunit GatB, with product MSKQYETVIGLEVHVELATNTKIFCACSTEFGGAPNTHTCPVCTGMPGSLPVLNKQVVEYALAVGLAVNCQINQYCKFDRKNYFYPDNPQNYQISQLYLPICHDGCVEIDTPAGKKKIGIHEIHMEEDAGKLIHDEWEDCSLVDFNRSGVPLIEIVSEPDMRSGDEVIAYLEKLRLIIQYLGASDCKLQEGSMRADVNLSVREAGSSEFGTRTEMKNLNSFKAIARAIEGERKRQIELLEEGKPVVQETRRWDDNKEFSYAMRSKEDARDYRYFPDPDLPPVVISDEWIRSIRARQPELRTEKMARYQEEFKLSGYDADIITGSKHMADIFEAVTAICSKPKEAANWLMVEAMRLLKEHDMDPEKMTFSAENLAKLILLVDNGTINRTVGKEVFEKIFAENIDPEQYVEEKGLRVVNDEEELHRVIEGIVSANPQSVEDYHSGKEKAFGFLVGQTMRSMKGKADPGAVNRILKELLG from the coding sequence ATGAGCAAACAGTATGAGACAGTTATAGGACTGGAAGTCCATGTGGAACTTGCCACAAACACGAAAATCTTCTGCGCCTGCTCTACGGAATTCGGTGGTGCGCCCAATACCCACACCTGCCCGGTCTGCACTGGTATGCCAGGTTCCCTTCCTGTCCTTAATAAACAGGTGGTGGAATATGCCCTTGCAGTAGGTCTAGCGGTAAACTGTCAGATCAACCAGTACTGCAAGTTTGACCGGAAGAATTACTTCTATCCTGATAATCCGCAGAACTATCAGATATCCCAGCTTTATCTCCCCATCTGCCACGATGGCTGCGTGGAGATTGACACACCGGCAGGAAAGAAAAAAATCGGGATCCATGAGATCCATATGGAAGAGGATGCGGGAAAGCTTATCCATGACGAATGGGAGGATTGTTCGCTTGTGGACTTTAACCGGAGCGGGGTCCCTCTCATTGAAATCGTTTCAGAACCTGATATGAGAAGCGGGGATGAGGTAATCGCCTATCTGGAAAAGCTGAGGCTCATCATTCAGTATCTGGGAGCCTCCGACTGTAAGCTTCAGGAAGGCTCCATGAGAGCTGATGTGAATTTATCAGTCCGTGAAGCCGGTTCCTCCGAATTTGGAACCAGAACGGAGATGAAAAATTTAAATTCCTTTAAGGCCATTGCCCGTGCCATTGAAGGAGAGCGGAAACGCCAGATTGAATTGCTTGAAGAAGGGAAGCCGGTGGTTCAGGAAACAAGGCGGTGGGATGATAATAAGGAATTCTCCTATGCCATGCGATCCAAAGAGGATGCCAGGGATTACCGTTATTTCCCGGACCCGGATCTGCCTCCGGTGGTCATAAGTGATGAATGGATCAGGAGCATAAGGGCCAGACAGCCGGAGCTGCGGACGGAGAAGATGGCCCGCTATCAGGAGGAATTTAAGCTTTCTGGATATGATGCAGATATCATCACCGGATCTAAGCATATGGCGGATATTTTTGAAGCGGTCACAGCAATCTGCAGTAAGCCGAAAGAAGCTGCAAACTGGCTGATGGTAGAAGCCATGCGGCTTTTAAAAGAGCATGACATGGATCCTGAAAAAATGACATTTTCCGCGGAAAACCTTGCAAAATTAATTCTTTTAGTAGATAATGGTACCATTAACCGTACCGTGGGCAAGGAAGTCTTTGAAAAGATCTTCGCAGAAAACATTGATCCGGAACAGTATGTGGAAGAAAAAGGATTAAGGGTTGTAAATGACGAAGAGGAGCTGCACAGGGTAATTGAGGGAATCGTTTCCGCAAATCCACAGTCTGTGGAGGATTATCATAGTGGGAAAGAGAAAGCTTTTGGGTTTTTGGTAGGCCAGACCATGCGGTCTATGAAGGGAAAAGCCGATCCGGGAGCGGTCAACAGGATTCTTAAGGAACTATTAGGTTAA
- a CDS encoding aminotransferase class I/II-fold pyridoxal phosphate-dependent enzyme — translation MKPYVEMTKEELQELRKQLHVQYKEFQGKDLRLDMSRGKPSTEQLDISMGMMDVLSSNDDLTCDDGTDCRNYGVLDGIKEAKELLADMMEVAPDHIIIYGNSSLNVMYDTVSRSMTHGVMGSTPWSKLDKVKFLCPVPGYDRHFSITEYFGIEMVNVPMTPTGPDMDMVEELVANDDSIKGIWCVPKYSNPQGISYSDDTVRRFARLKPAAKDFRIYWDNAYTIHHLYDRDQDHLIEILAECKRAGNPDMVYKFASTSKVSFPGSGIATIAASQNNLVDIMKQLKIQTIGHDKVNQLRHVRFFGDIHGMVEHMRKHADIMRPKFEAVNQILERELGGLGIGEWTSPKGGYFISFDSLDGCAKAIVARCKKSGLVMTGAGATYPYGKDPRDNNIRIAPSYPPLSDLILAMELFALCVKIVSIDKILKES, via the coding sequence ATGAAGCCATATGTTGAGATGACAAAGGAAGAGTTACAGGAACTGAGAAAACAGCTTCACGTGCAGTATAAGGAGTTTCAGGGCAAGGACTTAAGGCTTGATATGTCCAGAGGAAAGCCCAGCACGGAACAGCTGGATATATCCATGGGAATGATGGATGTACTGAGCAGCAACGACGATTTAACCTGTGATGACGGTACCGACTGCCGTAACTATGGGGTGCTTGACGGAATCAAGGAGGCAAAGGAGCTTCTTGCCGATATGATGGAGGTTGCGCCTGACCATATCATTATTTACGGCAATTCCAGCTTAAATGTCATGTATGATACGGTTTCACGCTCCATGACTCACGGCGTTATGGGAAGCACTCCCTGGAGTAAGCTGGATAAAGTGAAATTCTTATGCCCTGTTCCTGGGTATGACAGACATTTCTCCATAACCGAGTATTTTGGGATCGAGATGGTGAATGTTCCCATGACCCCAACCGGTCCGGATATGGATATGGTGGAAGAGCTGGTGGCAAACGATGATTCCATTAAAGGGATCTGGTGCGTTCCAAAGTATTCCAATCCTCAGGGGATTTCCTATTCCGATGATACGGTACGCCGTTTTGCCCGGTTAAAACCGGCTGCCAAAGACTTCCGCATCTACTGGGACAATGCGTATACCATTCATCATTTATATGACAGGGACCAGGATCATCTCATTGAAATTCTTGCAGAGTGCAAGAGAGCCGGTAATCCGGATATGGTATATAAATTCGCTTCCACCTCAAAGGTCAGCTTCCCGGGTTCCGGTATCGCAACCATCGCGGCCAGCCAGAACAACCTGGTTGACATAATGAAGCAGTTAAAGATCCAGACCATCGGCCATGATAAGGTAAATCAGCTGCGCCATGTACGCTTCTTTGGAGATATTCACGGGATGGTAGAGCATATGAGAAAGCATGCAGACATCATGAGGCCGAAATTCGAAGCAGTGAACCAGATCCTGGAAAGAGAGCTTGGCGGACTTGGAATCGGAGAATGGACCAGTCCCAAAGGCGGCTATTTCATTTCCTTTGATTCCCTTGACGGATGTGCAAAAGCCATTGTAGCAAGGTGTAAGAAATCCGGTCTCGTCATGACCGGGGCAGGAGCCACTTACCCATATGGAAAGGATCCAAGGGATAACAATATCCGCATTGCGCCTTCTTATCCACCCTTATCTGATCTGATCCTGGCGATGGAATTATTTGCTCTTTGTGTGAAAATCGTCAGCATTGACAAGATTTTAAAGGAATCATAA
- the apgM gene encoding 2,3-bisphosphoglycerate-independent phosphoglycerate mutase — protein MRKRQGILIISDGLGDRPIKALGGLTPLEYANTPNLDRLSREGCTGNVYPIAPGIPVGTDVGHMEIFGCDSNKYYPGRGPLEALSGGIEIREGDVAFRGNFGTIDEEYTVIDRRAGRIQAGTRELAEALSGMKLKDGTTVLVKELTQHRVAVLLRGKELSAAIVPTDVGTANEGAKLVIPCPEDPACKEAVKTAENLWEFTLNAMEILKKHPVNQERVRNGLLPANVIITRGPGKLSTIPSTARQLGIRALCIAGDITVGGIARLVGFDYYVQESFTGGFNTDIMGKARKAVDSLKEGYDWVIVHIKGTDLAGHDNQPLEKVRIIEEIDGMAGYIMDHISGEQCYIAFTADHSTPCEARDHTGDGVPTIIWGWDVRRDKTEKAGETFFMEGALQNLKARDIFTMQMDLMGFTKKRGA, from the coding sequence ATGAGGAAAAGACAGGGAATACTGATTATTTCTGATGGCCTGGGAGACCGGCCGATAAAGGCGCTGGGCGGTTTAACCCCGTTAGAATATGCAAACACGCCAAACCTGGACCGCCTGTCAAGAGAAGGCTGCACAGGGAACGTCTACCCCATCGCCCCAGGGATACCCGTTGGCACCGATGTGGGCCATATGGAGATCTTTGGCTGCGATTCCAATAAGTACTACCCCGGCAGGGGCCCTCTGGAAGCTTTAAGCGGAGGAATCGAAATAAGGGAAGGGGATGTTGCCTTTCGCGGGAATTTCGGAACCATTGACGAGGAATATACGGTGATCGACCGAAGAGCCGGACGGATTCAGGCTGGAACCCGGGAACTTGCCGAAGCCTTATCCGGTATGAAGCTTAAAGACGGCACAACAGTTCTCGTAAAGGAGCTGACCCAGCACAGGGTCGCAGTGTTGCTTCGTGGGAAGGAACTGTCTGCGGCTATTGTACCCACAGATGTCGGCACTGCCAACGAAGGTGCAAAGCTGGTGATCCCCTGCCCAGAGGATCCTGCCTGTAAAGAGGCTGTAAAAACTGCTGAAAACCTTTGGGAATTTACCCTGAATGCTATGGAGATCCTAAAAAAACATCCTGTCAACCAGGAACGGGTCAGGAACGGACTGCTGCCGGCCAACGTAATCATAACCAGGGGACCGGGAAAGCTAAGCACCATACCGAGTACGGCCCGGCAGCTGGGCATCCGTGCCCTCTGCATTGCAGGCGATATCACCGTAGGAGGGATCGCCCGGCTGGTTGGTTTCGATTATTACGTACAGGAATCCTTTACCGGTGGATTTAACACAGACATCATGGGAAAAGCCCGCAAGGCTGTGGATTCTTTAAAGGAAGGCTACGACTGGGTCATCGTCCATATAAAGGGCACCGATCTGGCTGGTCATGACAACCAGCCTTTGGAAAAGGTCCGGATCATAGAAGAGATTGACGGCATGGCAGGCTATATCATGGATCACATTAGCGGAGAACAATGTTACATCGCTTTCACAGCAGACCATTCCACCCCCTGTGAAGCAAGAGACCATACAGGAGACGGCGTCCCCACCATTATATGGGGTTGGGATGTAAGACGGGATAAGACAGAAAAGGCAGGTGAAACCTTTTTTATGGAAGGAGCCTTGCAAAACCTAAAGGCAAGGGATATATTTACCATGCAAATGGACCTGATGGGCTTTACCAAAAAAAGAGGAGCCTAA
- a CDS encoding SLC13 family permease, whose translation MNEAKATLSAPEIKVKKVKSPFELKMQFFGLPAALIVFGLFYSTPVPVGLSYAGKMALGVFLTALILWVTESIPNYTVSLLVIVALPLLGIWEEEKAMGVLGYEVIWLTFAAFIIASGMEKSGLAKRLALNLITRFGKSANSILLLLMATNFLIAFVVPSTTARAAMMFPIVLLVIEAFGTTMNDPKNNLGKLLALQGIQSNNLSTGAIVTATSAQIMAIGFIKDLTGQNISWTYWFIASAPVTILTLLASFFIGKLLFKIPASNAKINLSLLEEERKNLGKMSLVEKKALIIFGITIALWAIDTRQIQLFGFQLSLVMVAILSAALFFMPYLGILKWKEAKISWNLLIFACGAYAAGVALDETGVAAWGLNALFAHLGIENMSFTVIFAVIMLIASFSHFIFTSKTVRTIILIPTIIGIANATGINPVALALPAAFCISDTITLPPHSKVNLIYYNTGFFNVLEQMLYGTLVLLAKWGLMIIASLTWFRFIGLV comes from the coding sequence ATGAATGAAGCAAAAGCAACATTGTCAGCACCAGAAATCAAAGTAAAAAAAGTCAAAAGCCCTTTTGAACTTAAAATGCAATTTTTCGGGCTTCCGGCCGCACTGATCGTATTCGGCCTATTCTATTCCACCCCGGTCCCTGTAGGACTTTCTTATGCAGGAAAGATGGCTCTGGGGGTATTCTTAACTGCCCTTATTTTATGGGTCACGGAAAGCATTCCGAATTATACGGTCTCCCTTCTTGTCATTGTGGCCCTTCCCCTACTTGGCATCTGGGAAGAAGAAAAAGCCATGGGCGTGTTGGGCTATGAGGTTATCTGGCTGACCTTTGCAGCCTTTATCATTGCCTCAGGCATGGAAAAAAGCGGTCTTGCAAAACGACTTGCCCTAAATCTCATAACCAGGTTCGGAAAAAGCGCTAACAGCATTCTGCTTCTACTGATGGCAACCAACTTCCTGATTGCTTTTGTCGTTCCCTCCACCACGGCCCGGGCGGCAATGATGTTTCCCATTGTCCTGCTGGTAATCGAAGCATTCGGAACTACTATGAACGACCCGAAGAATAACCTGGGAAAACTTCTGGCCTTACAGGGAATTCAGTCCAATAACTTATCCACAGGGGCCATCGTAACCGCAACCAGCGCCCAGATCATGGCCATCGGCTTTATTAAGGATTTAACCGGACAGAACATTTCATGGACCTACTGGTTTATTGCATCCGCCCCGGTCACCATACTCACATTGCTGGCTTCATTTTTCATAGGAAAATTATTATTTAAAATACCTGCTTCCAATGCAAAAATAAACTTAAGCCTTCTTGAAGAGGAACGTAAAAATCTTGGTAAAATGAGTCTGGTAGAAAAGAAAGCATTGATCATCTTTGGTATCACCATTGCCTTATGGGCCATTGATACCAGGCAGATTCAATTATTCGGATTTCAGCTCAGCCTTGTAATGGTAGCTATTTTATCAGCAGCATTATTCTTCATGCCCTATCTCGGCATACTGAAATGGAAAGAGGCCAAAATTTCCTGGAATCTTCTGATTTTCGCCTGCGGGGCTTATGCCGCAGGAGTGGCTTTGGATGAAACCGGAGTAGCCGCATGGGGGCTTAACGCTCTGTTCGCCCACTTAGGCATTGAGAATATGAGCTTTACTGTAATATTTGCTGTCATCATGCTGATTGCCAGCTTCAGCCACTTTATCTTCACCTCCAAGACAGTGCGGACCATTATTCTTATTCCCACAATCATCGGCATCGCCAATGCAACCGGGATTAATCCTGTTGCCCTGGCCCTTCCGGCTGCATTTTGCATTTCCGATACCATAACTTTGCCGCCTCACAGCAAAGTCAACCTAATCTATTACAATACCGGTTTTTTCAATGTCCTTGAACAAATGCTTTACGGCACACTGGTTCTGCTTGCCAAATGGGGCTTAATGATCATCGCCTCCCTGACCTGGTTCCGATTCATCGGACTAGTATAA
- a CDS encoding LysR family transcriptional regulator, producing the protein MNLETLETFLKVAGNHSFTQTASEMFCSQAAVSIRMKSLEKHFETILFERDNNRIRLTKEGKLLLPYVETVLETMRGAEKEIYASQNLKNKEIRFACSGTPGTYIFPPIIHAFSAKYPSVTVVNHVEYTQNVFEDIEAKVFPLGFVSQPFPPQRESLMYEELMDDPLVFFASVENPLSRKDEVTLEDLVGETLMTTNHRSSIVKYLESAGSLNFPKRNIQAIGNIEAVKKCVVDNQGIGILSVLAIETERKYGVIKELKLKDPINLTRKIYALYHKDQPLSLPDEVFLDFVKNYI; encoded by the coding sequence ATGAATCTGGAAACCTTGGAAACCTTTTTAAAAGTCGCCGGAAACCATAGTTTTACCCAGACTGCTTCAGAGATGTTCTGCTCCCAGGCGGCTGTTTCCATACGCATGAAAAGCCTGGAAAAACATTTTGAGACTATATTATTTGAACGTGATAATAACAGGATAAGATTGACAAAGGAAGGGAAGCTGCTTCTGCCTTATGTGGAGACGGTCTTAGAAACCATGAGAGGAGCGGAAAAGGAGATATACGCCTCCCAGAATCTTAAAAACAAGGAAATACGCTTCGCATGCTCCGGTACGCCCGGAACTTATATCTTTCCTCCGATCATTCATGCTTTTTCCGCCAAATATCCGTCTGTGACCGTGGTAAACCACGTAGAGTACACTCAGAATGTTTTTGAGGATATTGAAGCTAAGGTTTTTCCTCTGGGTTTTGTGAGCCAGCCTTTCCCACCGCAAAGAGAGTCACTGATGTATGAGGAGCTGATGGACGATCCGCTGGTCTTTTTTGCATCCGTAGAAAACCCATTAAGCCGGAAAGATGAGGTTACGCTGGAAGATCTGGTAGGAGAAACCCTCATGACCACCAATCACCGCTCATCCATTGTGAAATATTTAGAGTCAGCTGGAAGCCTGAACTTCCCGAAGAGGAACATCCAGGCCATCGGCAACATCGAAGCGGTAAAAAAATGTGTGGTGGATAATCAGGGAATCGGCATATTATCGGTCCTTGCTATTGAGACAGAACGTAAATACGGAGTAATAAAAGAGTTAAAGCTTAAGGATCCCATAAATCTCACCAGAAAGATATATGCGCTGTATCATAAGGATCAGCCTTTATCTCTTCCTGATGAAGTGTTTCTTGATTTTGTGAAGAATTATATTTGA
- a CDS encoding LysR family transcriptional regulator has translation MNLRHLTIFKTVCEEGSITGAAKALSMTQPAISHAINELEESVGSPLFNRVSRRVVINENGKFYLSKVIPLLELYQDLENYSGALHLQAPLRIGSCVTLASYLLPKVVSRFTLTNPDTQLKVTVNNSLEVTNKLLKNELDIGLIEGVIADEQLEKIPFSSYPIAVICAPGHPFAERLAQPVALDRLIEEPLLLREQGCTIRDTFDCALALNNLSAEPHWVSTNSDVILQAVKENIGIGIVPRIFADESIKRGEVIEIEVKNLDISCMNHVVFHKDKFQTEAFQAFINLVLFE, from the coding sequence ATGAACTTAAGACATCTTACTATCTTTAAAACGGTGTGTGAAGAAGGCAGCATTACCGGAGCGGCCAAAGCGCTGTCCATGACCCAGCCCGCCATCTCCCACGCCATCAATGAACTGGAAGAATCCGTAGGTTCTCCTCTGTTTAACCGTGTGTCCCGAAGAGTGGTCATCAATGAAAACGGAAAATTTTATTTGTCTAAGGTCATTCCTCTCCTGGAATTGTATCAGGATCTGGAAAACTACTCCGGTGCCCTGCATCTGCAGGCTCCTTTACGGATCGGTTCCTGTGTAACCCTTGCCAGCTACTTACTTCCCAAAGTGGTATCCCGATTTACCCTGACAAACCCTGATACACAGCTAAAGGTCACCGTTAACAATTCTCTTGAAGTCACAAATAAGCTTTTAAAAAACGAATTGGATATCGGCCTGATCGAGGGTGTCATAGCGGATGAACAGTTGGAGAAAATTCCTTTTTCTTCCTATCCTATCGCAGTTATCTGCGCTCCCGGCCATCCTTTTGCAGAACGCCTTGCACAGCCTGTTGCGCTAGACCGGCTTATTGAAGAGCCCCTGCTTTTGAGAGAACAGGGATGTACCATCCGGGATACCTTTGACTGTGCCCTGGCATTAAACAATTTATCGGCCGAGCCACACTGGGTAAGCACCAACTCGGATGTGATCCTGCAGGCGGTAAAGGAGAATATCGGAATCGGCATTGTTCCCAGGATTTTTGCCGATGAGTCTATAAAAAGAGGGGAAGTTATTGAAATAGAAGTGAAAAACTTAGATATCAGCTGTATGAATCATGTGGTGTTTCATAAAGACAAATTTCAGACAGAAGCATTCCAGGCATTTATCAACCTGGTGCTGTTCGAATAG
- a CDS encoding GNAT family N-acetyltransferase, producing MEYKPKEVLLKDGTPCLLKSPGPGDAAAILRLMSQTSEETRYMSRYADEINISLHHEQDFLSSLLKSQKDLMICAVVNGKIIANAGINPIALFDRYAHRATFGISICKPYWGLGIGSHLLGAIIRGAREMGYEQLELEVVSENERGLALYKKYGFVIYGTREYCFKYRDGSYAAAHLMMVRL from the coding sequence ATGGAATACAAACCAAAAGAAGTCCTGTTAAAAGACGGGACCCCATGCCTCTTAAAAAGTCCCGGCCCTGGTGACGCAGCCGCTATCTTAAGACTCATGAGCCAGACTTCAGAGGAAACCAGGTATATGTCCCGGTATGCAGATGAGATCAACATTTCTCTCCACCATGAACAGGATTTTCTTTCTTCCCTCCTTAAAAGCCAGAAGGATTTGATGATCTGCGCGGTAGTTAACGGGAAGATTATTGCAAATGCCGGAATCAACCCCATTGCATTATTTGATCGTTATGCCCACCGGGCCACCTTTGGCATCTCCATATGCAAGCCATACTGGGGGCTTGGGATCGGTTCCCATCTCCTTGGAGCCATCATAAGGGGAGCTCGGGAAATGGGCTATGAGCAGTTGGAGCTGGAGGTGGTAAGTGAAAATGAACGGGGTCTGGCTCTTTATAAAAAGTACGGTTTTGTGATTTACGGCACCAGGGAGTACTGCTTTAAATACCGGGATGGAAGTTATGCGGCCGCTCATCTGATGATGGTAAGGCTTTAA
- a CDS encoding NADP-dependent isocitrate dehydrogenase encodes MDKIKMTTPIVEMDGDEMTRILWQMIKDHLLLPYIDLNTEYYDLGLEYRDKTNDQVTIDSANATKKYKVAVKCATITPNADRVKEYSLKEMWKSPNGTIRAILDGTVFRAPIVVRGIEPCVMNWKKPITIARHAYGDVYKGSEMRIPGTGKVELVYTAEDGSETRELVHSFKGPGIVQGMHNLNDSIESFARSCFNYALDTRQDVWFATKDTISKKYDHTFKDIFQDIFEADYEDKFKEAGITYFYTLIDDAVARVMKSEGGYIWACKNYDGDVMSDMISSAFGSLAMMTSVLVSPDGDYEYEAAHGTVQRHYYKHLKGEETSTNSVATIFAWTGALRKRGELDGNAELAAFADKLEQATIDTIEAGEMTKDLALITSIPNPTALNSEEFIKAIAKRL; translated from the coding sequence ATGGATAAGATTAAGATGACAACCCCTATCGTCGAAATGGATGGCGATGAGATGACCAGGATTCTCTGGCAGATGATCAAAGACCACCTTCTGCTGCCATATATTGATTTAAATACAGAATACTACGACCTGGGCCTGGAATACCGTGACAAGACAAACGACCAGGTGACCATTGACTCCGCCAATGCCACCAAAAAATATAAGGTCGCCGTCAAGTGTGCCACCATCACTCCCAACGCAGACCGTGTAAAGGAATATAGCTTAAAAGAGATGTGGAAAAGCCCCAACGGCACCATCAGGGCAATCTTAGACGGAACCGTATTCCGTGCTCCCATTGTTGTCAGGGGAATCGAACCATGTGTGATGAACTGGAAAAAACCTATTACCATAGCAAGGCATGCTTACGGTGATGTTTATAAAGGATCTGAAATGAGGATCCCCGGAACCGGTAAAGTAGAACTTGTCTATACCGCAGAGGATGGAAGCGAAACACGGGAGCTGGTCCATTCTTTTAAAGGTCCTGGAATCGTACAGGGAATGCACAACTTAAACGATTCCATTGAAAGCTTTGCAAGAAGCTGTTTTAATTACGCTCTTGACACCCGTCAGGATGTATGGTTTGCCACCAAGGATACCATTTCAAAGAAATACGACCATACCTTCAAGGATATTTTCCAGGACATCTTTGAGGCTGATTACGAGGACAAATTTAAAGAGGCCGGCATCACCTATTTCTACACCCTGATCGATGATGCAGTCGCCCGTGTCATGAAATCAGAAGGCGGCTATATATGGGCCTGTAAAAACTATGACGGTGATGTAATGAGCGATATGATATCATCTGCTTTCGGATCTCTGGCCATGATGACCTCTGTCCTGGTATCTCCTGATGGGGACTATGAATACGAGGCCGCCCATGGAACCGTACAGCGCCATTACTACAAGCACTTAAAGGGAGAGGAAACCTCCACAAACTCCGTTGCCACCATCTTTGCATGGACCGGGGCATTAAGAAAGCGGGGAGAACTGGATGGAAATGCAGAACTGGCCGCATTTGCAGATAAGCTGGAGCAGGCGACCATCGATACCATCGAAGCAGGCGAAATGACAAAAGATCTGGCTCTCATTACTTCCATTCCTAATCCAACCGCATTAAACAGTGAGGAATTTATAAAGGCCATTGCAAAACGGCTGTAA